In Microbacterium maritypicum, the following are encoded in one genomic region:
- a CDS encoding GNAT family N-acetyltransferase — MSELRMVELSAATIVAVNNLSLKPGQEQFLAPVSYGIAATVINPQTSWQRVILDRNEVVGFVSANFDPEAPEEHFRSVLWRINVDADDQGRGVGRFAVEALVEEAKARDVDHVNVIYEAGEGGPETFFHRVGFTPVGETAYGEVIAEIRVTS, encoded by the coding sequence ATGTCCGAACTGCGCATGGTCGAACTCTCCGCTGCGACGATCGTCGCCGTGAACAACCTGTCGCTCAAGCCCGGACAGGAGCAGTTCCTCGCTCCCGTCTCGTACGGGATCGCAGCCACAGTCATCAACCCGCAGACCTCCTGGCAGCGGGTGATCCTCGACCGCAACGAGGTCGTCGGCTTCGTCAGCGCGAACTTCGATCCCGAAGCACCGGAGGAGCATTTCCGCTCCGTGCTGTGGCGCATCAACGTCGACGCCGACGATCAGGGTCGCGGCGTCGGCCGCTTCGCCGTCGAGGCGCTGGTCGAAGAGGCCAAGGCGCGCGACGTCGACCACGTCAACGTCATCTACGAGGCCGGCGAGGGCGGGCCCGAGACCTTCTTCCACCGCGTCGGCTTCACGCCTGTCGGCGAGACCGCCTACGGCGAGGTCATCGCCGAGATCCGCGTCACGTCCTAG
- a CDS encoding L,D-transpeptidase family protein, with amino-acid sequence MTDLISAPGAAAEAHGDDATPTAVLTPRDSATDAVPPTTGEQPLAWAPVEPAPKKRRLGLWIGLGLGVVALGAGAASLVLIAPGTTVAGIPVGWMTPGAAAEAISTHLAETEVTLTGDGDDAVLTGADLGASLDATALADAAFAARPLWNLGMWMGDPVPADIALDTEKASAALRSAVPSSFQDPVDAGVAFDPAGGKYIVTASEPGTGIDVDDLTAAFTDAVAAGKTSLEYPGGPAEALPAVSDDDATATATELNTMLGTIGFYVGDERTVPVKPAVAATWLTVVDEDGQLRIEADAQAIQATVDTLPGLVDRAPVNATNIVDSAGTVLRAEQEGVVGRAVGDTSGIAEQFAQQLAAGDGVYKLTVGETAFETVNLFRRIEINLSSQRAYLFQNNEVVQSWAVSTGLPGTLTPAGNFKVFAHTAIQDMGCYEGAPYCTEDVPWITWFAPNIGFHGTYWHNNFGQRMSHGCVNLPIDLAKYVYDWSPVGLEVSVYY; translated from the coding sequence GTGACCGATCTGATTTCTGCGCCGGGCGCAGCAGCCGAGGCGCATGGCGACGACGCCACGCCCACCGCCGTACTCACGCCGCGGGATTCGGCCACCGACGCCGTCCCGCCCACCACCGGCGAACAGCCGTTGGCGTGGGCCCCCGTCGAGCCGGCCCCCAAGAAGCGCCGCCTCGGCCTCTGGATCGGGCTCGGACTCGGCGTCGTCGCCCTGGGCGCGGGAGCAGCCTCGCTGGTACTCATCGCCCCGGGAACCACCGTCGCCGGAATCCCGGTCGGATGGATGACACCGGGCGCCGCGGCCGAAGCGATCAGCACGCATCTCGCCGAGACCGAGGTCACGCTCACCGGCGACGGAGATGACGCGGTCCTGACCGGCGCCGACCTCGGCGCGTCCCTCGATGCGACCGCTCTCGCCGATGCCGCCTTCGCCGCCCGACCGCTGTGGAACCTCGGCATGTGGATGGGCGATCCGGTTCCCGCCGACATCGCCCTCGATACGGAGAAGGCCTCAGCGGCGCTGCGCAGCGCCGTGCCGTCGAGCTTCCAAGACCCGGTGGACGCCGGTGTCGCATTCGACCCCGCCGGCGGTAAGTACATCGTCACGGCCTCGGAGCCCGGCACCGGAATCGACGTCGATGATCTCACCGCCGCCTTCACCGATGCGGTGGCCGCGGGGAAGACGTCTCTCGAATACCCCGGCGGTCCTGCCGAGGCCCTGCCTGCCGTCTCCGACGACGACGCCACCGCCACCGCCACCGAGCTGAACACGATGCTCGGGACGATCGGCTTCTACGTCGGCGACGAACGCACCGTGCCGGTCAAGCCCGCGGTCGCAGCCACCTGGCTGACCGTGGTCGACGAAGACGGCCAGCTGCGCATCGAAGCCGACGCCCAGGCCATCCAGGCCACCGTCGACACGCTTCCGGGTCTCGTCGACCGGGCGCCGGTCAACGCCACGAACATCGTCGACTCCGCCGGCACCGTGTTGCGGGCCGAGCAGGAGGGCGTCGTGGGCCGCGCCGTCGGCGACACGTCGGGCATCGCCGAGCAGTTCGCTCAGCAGCTCGCCGCCGGCGACGGGGTCTACAAGCTCACCGTGGGCGAGACCGCTTTCGAGACGGTCAACCTGTTCCGCCGCATCGAGATCAACCTGAGCTCGCAGCGCGCCTACCTGTTCCAGAACAACGAGGTCGTGCAGTCCTGGGCGGTGTCGACCGGGTTGCCCGGCACGCTGACCCCGGCCGGCAACTTCAAGGTGTTCGCGCACACGGCCATCCAGGACATGGGCTGCTACGAGGGCGCGCCCTACTGCACCGAAGACGTCCCCTGGATCACCTGGTTCGCGCCGAACATCGGCTTCCACGGCACCTACTGGCACAACAACTTCGGCCAGCGGATGAGCCACGGCTGCGTGAACCTCCCGATCGATCTCGCCAAGTACGTCTACGACTGGTCGCCGGTCGGCCTCGAGGTCTCGGTCTACTACTGA
- a CDS encoding RidA family protein: protein MTAKIRVSTDAAPAPAHTFSQGIRKGPFVQVSGQGPVDPQTNEYLFPGDVAAQTTRTLENVKAIVEASGATFDDVVMLRVYLTKREDFPIMNDAYGAFVTANTLSGVLPSRTTVFTGLPREEMLVEIDGIAIVD from the coding sequence ATGACCGCGAAGATCCGAGTTTCCACCGATGCCGCCCCCGCTCCCGCGCACACCTTCTCGCAGGGGATCCGCAAGGGCCCGTTCGTCCAGGTGTCCGGCCAGGGCCCGGTCGACCCGCAGACGAACGAGTACCTCTTCCCCGGCGACGTGGCCGCGCAGACCACTCGCACCCTCGAGAACGTCAAGGCGATCGTCGAGGCATCGGGCGCGACGTTCGACGACGTCGTGATGCTGCGCGTGTACCTCACCAAGCGCGAGGACTTCCCGATCATGAACGATGCCTACGGCGCCTTCGTGACCGCGAACACCCTCAGCGGAGTCCTCCCGTCGCGCACCACCGTCTTCACCGGTCTCCCCCGCGAGGAGATGCTCGTCGAGATCGACGGCATCGCCATCGTCGACTGA
- a CDS encoding NADP-dependent isocitrate dehydrogenase yields the protein MTDEAIIYTHTDEAPALATASFLPIIQAYTGQAGIDFETRDISLAGRILAAFPQKLTPEQQVGDALAELGGLATLPEANIIKLPNISASIPQLKGAIAELQKQGYDIPDFPDEPSSLEEKDVRARYDRIKGSAVNPVLREGNSDRRAPLAVKNYAKKHPHRNKPFAAGSKTRVATLGHDDFKHNERSWVAAHDDVLSFRHTAEDGTVTVLKEGLKVLPREIIDATFLSAKELDAFLAETLKTAAADDVLYSVHLKATMMKVSDPIIFGHVVKAFFADVFAQYGDKLAAAGLSANDGLGSILAGLANVAGGDEIAAAFDKAIAEGPRLSYVNSDKGTTNLHVPSDVIVDASMPALVRNGGKLWGKDGEEADTLAVIPDSSYASVYQAVIDDVIANGPLDPATIGTVPNVGLMAQAAEEYGSHDKTFEIAADGIVQVLDSEGTVLIEHTVGRGDIWRATQTKHIPVMDWVKLAVTRARATGDPAVFWLDANRSHDAQIIAKVHQGLATLDTKGLTITILAPEEATRYTLARMRHGLDTISVTGNVLRDYLTDLFPILEVGTSAKMLSIVPLLAGGGLFETGAGGSAPKHVQQLVEENYLRWDSLGEFFALAASLEHFADRTGNEKARVLAETLDAATGTFLEEDRSPGRALGTIDNRGSHFYLGLYWAQELAKQSKDAELAAAFAPIAATLAENEERIVSELNAVQGKPVEIGGYYRPDEDLVAAVMRPSATLNGIVDALR from the coding sequence GTGACCGACGAAGCCATCATCTACACCCACACAGACGAGGCGCCGGCACTGGCCACCGCCTCGTTCCTGCCGATCATCCAGGCCTACACGGGTCAGGCGGGCATCGACTTCGAGACCCGCGACATCTCGCTGGCAGGCCGCATCCTGGCCGCCTTCCCGCAGAAGCTCACGCCGGAGCAGCAGGTGGGCGACGCGCTCGCCGAGCTGGGCGGCCTGGCCACGCTCCCCGAGGCGAACATCATCAAGCTGCCGAACATCTCGGCATCGATCCCCCAGCTCAAGGGCGCCATCGCGGAACTGCAGAAGCAGGGCTACGACATCCCCGACTTCCCGGACGAGCCGTCGTCGCTCGAAGAGAAGGACGTGCGCGCGCGCTACGACCGCATCAAGGGCTCCGCCGTGAACCCGGTGCTGCGCGAGGGCAACAGCGACCGCCGTGCGCCTCTCGCCGTGAAGAACTACGCGAAGAAGCACCCGCACCGCAACAAGCCGTTCGCCGCGGGATCGAAGACGCGCGTCGCCACCCTGGGGCACGACGACTTCAAGCACAACGAGCGCTCCTGGGTCGCTGCCCACGACGACGTGCTGAGCTTCCGGCACACGGCCGAAGACGGAACGGTCACCGTGCTGAAGGAGGGCCTCAAGGTCCTGCCGCGCGAGATCATCGACGCGACCTTCCTCTCCGCCAAGGAGCTGGATGCCTTCCTCGCCGAGACGCTGAAGACAGCCGCGGCCGACGACGTGCTGTACTCGGTGCACCTCAAGGCGACCATGATGAAGGTCAGCGACCCCATCATCTTCGGCCACGTCGTGAAGGCGTTCTTCGCCGACGTGTTCGCGCAGTACGGCGACAAGCTCGCCGCGGCAGGACTCAGCGCGAACGACGGACTCGGCTCGATCCTCGCGGGGCTCGCGAACGTGGCGGGTGGCGACGAGATCGCCGCCGCCTTCGACAAGGCGATCGCCGAGGGGCCGCGCCTGTCGTACGTGAACTCGGACAAGGGCACGACGAACCTGCACGTGCCGAGCGACGTGATCGTCGACGCATCGATGCCCGCGCTCGTCCGCAACGGTGGAAAGCTCTGGGGCAAGGACGGGGAAGAGGCGGACACCCTCGCGGTGATCCCCGACTCCTCGTACGCGAGCGTCTACCAGGCCGTGATCGACGACGTGATCGCGAACGGTCCGCTCGACCCGGCGACGATCGGCACGGTCCCGAACGTGGGGCTCATGGCGCAGGCCGCCGAGGAGTACGGCAGCCACGACAAGACGTTCGAGATCGCCGCAGACGGCATCGTCCAGGTGCTCGACAGCGAGGGCACGGTGCTCATCGAGCACACCGTCGGCAGGGGCGACATCTGGCGCGCGACGCAGACCAAGCACATCCCCGTCATGGACTGGGTCAAGCTCGCGGTCACCCGTGCACGCGCGACCGGCGACCCCGCCGTGTTCTGGCTCGACGCGAACCGCTCGCACGACGCCCAGATCATCGCCAAGGTGCACCAGGGCCTCGCGACGCTCGACACCAAGGGCCTCACGATCACGATCCTCGCGCCCGAGGAAGCGACGCGCTACACGCTCGCCCGCATGCGTCACGGGCTCGACACGATCTCGGTCACCGGCAACGTGCTGCGCGACTACCTCACCGATCTGTTCCCGATCCTCGAGGTCGGCACGAGCGCCAAGATGCTCTCGATCGTGCCGCTGCTCGCGGGCGGCGGTCTCTTCGAGACCGGCGCCGGGGGCTCCGCACCGAAGCACGTGCAGCAGCTGGTCGAGGAGAACTACCTGCGGTGGGACTCCCTCGGCGAGTTCTTCGCGCTGGCCGCATCGCTCGAGCACTTCGCCGACCGCACGGGCAACGAGAAGGCCCGCGTGCTGGCCGAGACGCTGGACGCCGCGACCGGCACCTTCCTCGAGGAGGACCGCTCCCCGGGCCGCGCGCTGGGCACCATCGACAACCGCGGCAGCCACTTCTACCTGGGCCTGTACTGGGCTCAGGAGCTGGCGAAGCAGTCGAAGGACGCCGAGCTCGCAGCGGCGTTCGCCCCCATCGCCGCGACGCTCGCCGAGAACGAGGAGAGGATCGTCTCCGAGCTCAACGCGGTGCAGGGCAAGCCGGTGGAGATCGGCGGCTACTACCGTCCCGACGAGGATCTCGTCGCCGCGGTCATGCGTCCGTCCGCCACACTGAACGGCATCGTCGACGCACTGCGCTGA
- a CDS encoding ABC transporter substrate-binding protein, producing the protein MARSTRRTKALALVAALTTTGIALSGCTAGLGEEGGDGQTLKLWHYEGADSAMGKAWAESIKIFEKETGAKVEFEEKSFEQIQKTASQVLDTDAAPDLMEFNKGNATAGFLASTGLIADISDAVEEYGWDEKLAPSLQTTAKYSEDGVMGGDTWFGVPNYGEFVGVYYNEDAFAAAGLEIPTTYEEFVDVLDAFVAQGVTPLAEAGAEYPLGQLWYQLALREADRGFVDDYQLYKEPVDWQGSEVTSATETLKEYVDKGYIASDVSSVKAEDAGVSFINGSSPIFVSGSWWFGRFVAEATGFDWSMAAFPGADLSLGSSGNLWVVPENASNKDLAYEFIDITMRPEIQAIIGNNGGLPVAADTADITDEKSAALIETFNGVLDADGLSFYPDWPAPGFYDVIVQELQGLVTGVQDVETTNKNLGEQYDEGTADFR; encoded by the coding sequence ATGGCACGCAGCACCCGCAGGACGAAGGCGCTGGCCCTGGTGGCCGCGCTCACGACGACCGGCATCGCGCTGAGCGGCTGTACAGCCGGTTTGGGCGAAGAGGGCGGCGACGGTCAGACCCTCAAGCTCTGGCACTACGAGGGCGCCGACAGCGCGATGGGCAAGGCCTGGGCCGAGTCCATCAAGATCTTCGAGAAGGAGACCGGAGCGAAGGTCGAGTTCGAGGAGAAGTCCTTCGAGCAGATCCAGAAGACGGCGAGCCAGGTGCTCGACACCGACGCCGCGCCCGACCTCATGGAGTTCAACAAGGGCAACGCGACGGCAGGCTTCCTCGCCTCCACCGGCCTGATCGCCGACATCTCCGACGCGGTCGAGGAGTACGGATGGGACGAGAAGCTGGCGCCGTCGCTGCAGACCACCGCCAAGTACTCGGAAGACGGCGTGATGGGCGGTGACACCTGGTTCGGCGTTCCGAACTACGGCGAGTTCGTCGGCGTCTACTACAACGAGGATGCCTTCGCCGCAGCAGGGCTGGAGATTCCCACCACGTACGAGGAGTTCGTCGACGTGCTCGACGCCTTCGTCGCCCAGGGCGTCACGCCGCTCGCGGAAGCCGGAGCCGAGTACCCGCTGGGGCAGCTCTGGTATCAGCTCGCGCTGCGCGAGGCCGACCGCGGCTTCGTCGACGACTACCAGCTCTACAAGGAGCCCGTCGACTGGCAGGGCTCCGAGGTCACGTCGGCGACCGAGACCCTGAAGGAGTACGTCGACAAGGGCTACATCGCCTCCGACGTCTCGTCGGTCAAGGCCGAGGACGCCGGCGTCTCGTTCATCAACGGCTCGTCGCCGATCTTCGTCTCGGGCTCGTGGTGGTTCGGTCGCTTCGTCGCCGAGGCCACCGGCTTCGACTGGTCGATGGCCGCGTTCCCCGGAGCAGACCTCTCGCTCGGCTCGTCGGGCAACCTCTGGGTCGTCCCCGAGAACGCGTCGAACAAGGACCTCGCCTACGAGTTCATCGACATCACGATGCGCCCCGAGATCCAGGCGATCATCGGCAACAACGGCGGACTGCCCGTCGCGGCCGACACCGCCGACATCACCGACGAGAAGAGCGCGGCCCTCATCGAGACCTTCAACGGGGTCCTCGACGCCGACGGCCTCTCGTTCTACCCGGACTGGCCCGCGCCCGGCTTCTACGACGTGATCGTGCAGGAGCTGCAGGGCCTCGTCACCGGCGTGCAGGACGTCGAGACCACGAACAAGAACCTCGGCGAGCAGTACGACGAAGGCACCGCCGACTTCCGTTGA
- a CDS encoding carbohydrate ABC transporter permease: MSLATRREGRTKLPPEQPSIPQRRGGTGAYWIYLLPGFVLLLVVVIVPLIWNVYLTFTKWKGVRTPEFIGLENWQKILTDDDFWTSFTNSVWMIIAMVVVPTIVGLIVAALLFDVVGRKFGGKVGSFLRATYYLPQILPIAVAGIVIGWIVRPGGDGALNQMLGWFGLPAYDWLGQMPSALIVLMVVMVWVQLGYPVVVFMAALQRVDPELYEAAELDGANWFQRFSAITMSIIRPEIFVVTLTCTIAALKVFGPVYIITRGGPAGATLVPAYYAYQEFFTKRNVGYGATIATVLTIVVVIVSIIFIRVQNSLERKERAGL, from the coding sequence ATGTCACTCGCCACCCGCCGCGAGGGCCGCACGAAGCTGCCGCCCGAACAGCCGTCGATCCCGCAGCGCCGCGGTGGGACCGGGGCTTACTGGATCTACCTGCTGCCTGGCTTCGTGCTCCTGCTCGTCGTCGTGATCGTCCCGCTCATCTGGAACGTGTACCTGACCTTCACCAAGTGGAAGGGGGTGCGCACACCGGAGTTCATCGGCCTCGAGAACTGGCAGAAGATCCTCACCGACGACGACTTCTGGACGTCGTTCACGAACTCGGTATGGATGATCATCGCGATGGTCGTGGTGCCCACGATCGTCGGCCTCATCGTCGCAGCCCTCCTGTTCGACGTCGTCGGACGCAAGTTCGGCGGCAAGGTCGGCAGCTTCCTCCGCGCCACCTACTACCTGCCGCAGATCCTCCCGATCGCCGTCGCCGGCATCGTGATCGGCTGGATCGTGCGCCCCGGCGGCGACGGCGCCCTCAACCAGATGCTCGGATGGTTCGGGCTGCCCGCCTACGACTGGCTAGGCCAGATGCCGTCGGCGCTCATCGTGCTGATGGTCGTCATGGTGTGGGTGCAGCTCGGCTACCCCGTCGTCGTCTTCATGGCCGCGCTCCAGCGCGTGGACCCCGAGCTGTACGAGGCCGCCGAGCTCGACGGCGCGAACTGGTTCCAGCGGTTCTCGGCGATCACGATGAGCATCATCCGCCCCGAGATCTTCGTCGTCACCCTGACCTGCACGATCGCGGCGCTCAAGGTCTTCGGACCGGTCTACATCATCACCCGCGGCGGCCCTGCCGGTGCCACCCTGGTGCCCGCCTACTACGCCTACCAGGAGTTCTTCACGAAACGGAACGTCGGCTACGGCGCCACGATCGCGACGGTGCTCACCATCGTGGTCGTGATCGTGTCGATCATCTTCATCCGCGTCCAGAACTCCCTCGAGCGCAAGGAAAGGGCGGGTCTGTGA
- a CDS encoding LacI family DNA-binding transcriptional regulator encodes MTTIHEVARAAGVSISTVSYALSGKRPVSEKTRMRIEDAVHALGYEPDAGARMLAGRRTHIFALTEPLRADTHAPTHMAFVLATAVAARRQGFDILLLTDEQASEGMNRVAASNLVDAILVLDVAPDDERVPIARSVGTPTIFIGLPDDREGLTCVDLDFEAAGRLAVDRLADAGHRRIALLGQTEVSYRKSNFPRRLLRGAQEQAAARDVTLDWSASGSAVTDASAVRACTETALARGDRAFIVHAVDDVHQVLLSVLAEHGLRVGDDVSVISAAASFDTAALPVPVDTIPLVPQRSCELAVDLAVRRLDDPLAPAEIHLIPPEYRSVGSVSPAQD; translated from the coding sequence ATGACGACGATCCATGAGGTGGCACGCGCCGCCGGTGTGTCGATCAGCACGGTCTCCTACGCACTCAGCGGCAAGCGCCCGGTGTCGGAGAAGACCCGGATGCGCATCGAGGATGCGGTGCACGCGCTCGGCTACGAGCCCGATGCCGGCGCACGCATGCTGGCCGGTCGCCGCACGCACATCTTCGCCCTGACCGAGCCGCTGCGCGCCGACACGCACGCCCCCACCCACATGGCCTTCGTGCTCGCGACCGCGGTCGCCGCACGGCGGCAGGGCTTCGACATCCTCCTCCTCACCGACGAGCAGGCGTCCGAGGGGATGAACCGCGTGGCGGCGAGCAACCTCGTCGACGCGATCCTCGTGCTCGACGTCGCTCCCGACGACGAGCGCGTCCCCATAGCCCGCTCGGTCGGCACGCCCACCATCTTCATCGGCCTGCCCGACGACCGCGAGGGTCTGACCTGCGTCGACCTCGACTTCGAAGCGGCCGGTCGGCTGGCGGTCGACCGTCTCGCCGACGCGGGTCACCGACGCATCGCCCTGCTCGGTCAGACCGAGGTCTCGTACCGCAAATCGAACTTCCCCCGCCGTCTGCTCCGGGGCGCGCAGGAACAGGCAGCCGCCCGCGACGTCACTCTCGACTGGTCAGCCTCCGGTTCGGCGGTGACGGATGCGTCCGCCGTGCGTGCGTGCACGGAGACCGCGCTCGCCCGCGGAGACCGCGCGTTCATCGTGCACGCCGTCGACGATGTGCACCAGGTGCTGCTGTCCGTGCTCGCCGAACACGGACTGCGGGTCGGCGACGACGTCTCGGTGATCTCCGCCGCCGCATCCTTCGACACCGCCGCACTGCCGGTCCCCGTCGACACGATCCCACTCGTGCCGCAGCGATCGTGCGAACTCGCGGTCGACCTGGCGGTTCGCCGCCTGGACGACCCTCTCGCCCCCGCCGAGATCCACCTCATCCCGCCCGAGTACCGCTCGGTCGGCTCCGTCTCCCCCGCCCAGGACTGA
- a CDS encoding amino acid deaminase, translating to MPLQIPDPVLGAWTKGFPAHAAGLRLSEVAGADLRLSDLVTPVLTVHEGALAHNEGTVFAWAREQGVLLAPHGKTTMAPALWQRLLEAGAWGISVATPWQAEVAVDAGVATVLIANAVTDAAAVRRLSALLAADDGLRVLCWADSLAGVAILADGTRGAVRPLDVLVELGGAQGRTGARSVEEGERIAQAISEAPGLRLAGVAGYEGPFGPDRSDASVAAVDAYLRTIVELHTRLVYPADIRPVLSAGGSSFPDRAATVLAPQGAEADVVLRSGAFQIHDDGFYSRMSPFGPLTGTAPLRSAMHAWSRVVSQPEQGLALLDAGRRDVPFDLDLPVPQSVDGEITALNDQHAFLRLADGASAGVGDVVRLGLSHPCTAFDKWRVVAVIDDPDADDPRVIGAVATCF from the coding sequence ATGCCTCTACAAATTCCGGATCCCGTTCTCGGCGCCTGGACGAAGGGCTTCCCGGCGCATGCTGCGGGACTCCGACTCTCGGAGGTCGCGGGCGCCGATCTGCGCCTCTCCGACCTGGTCACTCCGGTGCTCACGGTGCATGAGGGCGCACTCGCGCACAACGAGGGGACCGTCTTCGCATGGGCGCGGGAGCAGGGGGTGCTGCTCGCGCCGCACGGCAAGACCACGATGGCGCCGGCCCTCTGGCAGCGGCTCCTCGAAGCGGGCGCGTGGGGCATCTCGGTCGCGACGCCGTGGCAGGCCGAGGTCGCCGTCGACGCCGGTGTCGCGACGGTGCTGATCGCCAATGCTGTGACAGATGCCGCGGCGGTGCGCCGCCTGAGCGCACTGCTCGCCGCCGATGACGGGCTGCGGGTGCTGTGCTGGGCGGATTCCCTCGCCGGCGTCGCGATCCTGGCGGACGGGACGCGCGGTGCCGTGCGGCCGCTCGACGTGCTGGTGGAGCTCGGCGGCGCGCAGGGCCGCACCGGCGCCCGCAGCGTGGAGGAGGGCGAGCGGATCGCGCAGGCGATCTCGGAGGCTCCCGGGCTGCGACTCGCCGGTGTCGCCGGGTACGAAGGTCCGTTCGGGCCGGATCGCAGCGACGCTTCCGTCGCGGCCGTCGACGCGTATCTCCGGACGATCGTCGAGCTGCACACGCGCCTGGTGTACCCCGCGGACATCCGCCCTGTGCTCAGCGCGGGCGGCAGCTCGTTCCCCGATCGGGCTGCCACGGTACTCGCGCCCCAGGGCGCGGAGGCCGACGTCGTCCTGCGGTCTGGTGCCTTCCAGATCCACGACGACGGGTTCTACTCCCGCATGTCGCCGTTCGGCCCGTTGACCGGAACCGCGCCACTTCGTTCGGCGATGCACGCCTGGTCGCGTGTCGTCTCGCAGCCGGAACAGGGCCTCGCCCTGTTGGACGCGGGCCGTCGAGATGTGCCGTTCGATCTCGATCTGCCGGTCCCGCAGTCGGTCGACGGTGAGATCACGGCGCTCAACGATCAGCACGCGTTCCTGCGGCTCGCGGACGGCGCTTCGGCGGGGGTCGGCGACGTGGTGCGTCTGGGCCTCTCGCACCCATGCACGGCGTTCGACAAGTGGCGGGTGGTCGCCGTGATCGACGATCCCGACGCGGATGACCCGCGCGTGATCGGGGCGGTCGCGACATGCTTCTGA